The genomic stretch TTCATTCTCCACAATTTGCTTATTAGAGGATGGATTTGCTTGACGTATTATAATCCAATAATACAATGAATAAATTTTGAGGTAGCCACATgcaaattgaatttgaaaaattccCTTGATACTTGTTGCCCTCTCAGTATATATAGGCGTTCTCAAAGttaagattttctttttgctaTCCATCCATAATGGATGGGAAAGCTCATTAGCCCCAGGATAAAGGAGTGTGCTAAGAAAATGACTCCACAAATCAAGGTGGACATATCAATAGCCACCATAGACCTTTGTTGAATAAGCCCAACATATCCTCATTCTCTTTAATGCCTTACTTGGGAACTTACTGCATTTTTGAAACACAGTACTCTCTGACAAGTTCTAGTGCCCTGATTGCTTGCTTTTACATGGTACTGCCTCAACAGAAACGTGGAAGTTTCCCTGTGCATGAGTTAAAAGTCCTCATTGGTTGCGGCACCTGTAATTCTTTTGTATTAATCTTCCGTTAAATAATGTATCtaatgatttttcttcttcctccttttaACAGGAGGCCTTGATGAACCTATACAGCGACCATTTGTTGTAAAAGATTGGAGGTTTGGACACTATGAGATGGAAGGTCTGCAGGACCCATTGAGCTGCTTGTCAAGATTTATTCTCCAACCTTTCTCTGTCATAAGGAAAAGGAAACCTCAAGAGGATGATGCTGAATTGGTTCCTCAGCCTCTTTAGCCTCTAATGGCCTATTCGAATTCTTGTCTGGATACTTATCACACTATGCCGAACTTCAAACTATGCACTACCAAGGCAAGCGACATGAACTTCCCAATCCGTTTAGAGTTGCTTTAGTGATTGATTATATTTGTTTTGGTGCTTTAATACCTGCAAAAGTTCTTAGCATATTTTGTCTAAAATGATTGCatctcttaatttttaaaatgggACTCCTGCCATACTAAACACTGTAGAAGTGTGTTGATCACTCAAGAAGTTGAGACAAGATTTCGTATCCTAAGAAGCCACCCAAAAGGAAATATTTCTTGCTGATAGAAGAAACAGAAATAGCGCCCCACCCCAAATGAAAAACCACCAACATAGCCTACAGTCCCCATAAGATCAGTAGCTGTCGGTTGAGGACCTTGAGCATTTCTAACCAAGCGTCACTCTTGGACATggcatttttcttttggttttataCTCTTTATCTCAGCAAAGCATCATACACTATCTCTATATTGCTCAATGTGTTTTTGTTCCCCTTTTTTAAATTTGCAGGAAGATATTGGGAGATGCCTATGTTTTAGACATAAAAAGGATTGAGAGTTGGTGTGGATGGTGCCCAACAGCACGTGCTGCATTCTTCATTCCTAGGTTGTGGTTTCATTTGTAATATAATGTAAGAAGCTATCTTTTTACCAGATTGGTTTCTTTCTTTAAGAAATGATATGGTAATGTCACCTATATAGTTTCTGTAGAAAACGCTACTCTTTCGAATTTTCAGATATGCTTATCtgcattaaaaaataaggtATTTATTTACGTTGCTGCAATGTTACTAAGCTACTGAGGACACCAATTATCTGCTAAACTGCTCAGGATTTCTACAATATTCTATGgttttgttcatttcttttggAGCTTTCTTGCCCAAACAAATTTTAGGCTGCCCATCTTCTTGTTTGAACAGATAAATCTCGTAGGAAAGCAGCAAATTGCTTGAAATCACGATCTAATTTTGTTAACTTAATGTAATGGCAGCGAAAGTTTAATTAAGATGCAGATTAAACTATAGAAAGTTATTCTTGACTATACTTATAATTTTGGCAACTAGCGTGTGGTCTGACACTGATTATATCTACCCAAATCTGGCGTAAGTCGCGAGAAGAGGAACATGGTAATTTGATTGAGAGACATGACGACAAACAATCAGCCTCAGCCGTCTGAATCAATGACTACTTTGATCAATCATAGGCCTTCGGGCTTGTTGAAAAGGTTAAAGTAGGTGGCCGTGAGAAATTAGCTATttaaattgctagtaatttaattaataaataaaaaatgtcacTCAACATTTTAAAGTATTATCTTTTAGCATTCTCTTTCTTCTAATTAATTCTTAGATGTTATATTGcaaaaaaatacatatgaaatttgtttgcttaaataaattttgatttttccgAACAACTATTTCACCTAAGCTCTCTTATATATACTATTTAGATTAATTatcgataatttttttttttcttctatacaAAGAGGCAAACAAAAAAGACTAATTGTAGTTATTTTATCTGGGCATGACCCTAATAGTACTTACCCGCTGTGAGCTATATAAGAGGTGCCTAGACAGTAAGAATCACAGACCTTCCCTTAAGTCCGACTGAATCATAGCTTGACTCAATCTTGTCATCAGAGCATCGGTGGGACTCAAGGCAGCTAATACTTATAGGGTTAAAGATTCTCATTTCGAGAGTCAAACTCTTAtcctaagagcatctccaaaagAGTAGCCAAATCCTAAATAATAGTCAAATCTGACTATTATGGATGCTTTTTCATCTCCAACTAAATATGCAATATAAACTTTTTTTCATATAGTATCAATAGTAAAAATGTTGATTAGCTTATTCACTATTtacactataaactttgttcattattttttatctcatactttctttctttaaccttctttctttcacactaaagaaaataaagagtataGTAGAAAATTTGTTGCAGTATGTATagaaaaatgagtagctaaagtaaaaatatatacttttttaatagctaTTTTGTCTACTTATGCGGAACAACGCTCTAATAAGTGTCcaatcattttgaaaattttcttagaCCACTTAAATCAAAACGTTGATTATCCTTATCTGCTGAGAGAAAGAATGGTACAGCTTTGGAATTTTGGATGGTACCTCAGCACTGGTGTTatttctcatctctctctctctctctccccgcTCGTGCGCGCACGCTCACACATGTCTATTTAGGAGTGGAGTAAATGCGAAATGCAAAGCTGGGAACAATTAAGGATGATGGCCAATCCGGGTTCCATTAAATGTCTCGTTTTCTCTCTCCTATCCTTGTATCTATTTTGCGTTAAGGCATTGGCAGAGTATCCTGAATCCCAGGAATCCGAATCCGATAGAGTAATAAATCTACCAGGCCAACCCCAAAGCCCACCAATTTCCCACTTCTCCGGTTACGTCAATGTCAATGCTCACAACGGGAGGGCCCTTTTCTACTGGTTCTTTGAAGCTCAACATCACTCCTCCAACAAGCCTCTGCTTCTCTGGCTCAATGGAGGTCTACAATTcaacattttcttccaaaatcaTTCAATCTTGTTCTTCACCCATGtactaaaatgtttttttttttttttgaagggccTGGCTGTTCCTCAATTGGGTATGGTGCAGCTGTTGAGTTGGGACCTCTCAGAGTTTCTAAAAATGGAGCTGGCCTTCACTTCAATAAATATGCCTGGAATAAAGGTCCTTTTCATAGAATATTTTCCAGATTTTAGATTTTTAGAGCCAAAAAGTACCAATAAAAGGCAAGGCCCTTCGTACTCATTTTAAGCTTGAAATACTCTGCTCCTGCAGAAGCAAATTTGCTGTTTGTGGAGTCCCCAGTTGGAGTTGGCTTCTCTTACACCAACACATCTTCTGATCTCACCAAATTGGATGATGGTTTTGTGGGTACGTAATTAATTCACCATTCTCTGCCTCATTATTCATCACTTGACTAACTAATTATATACTACTCACTTTCCTCTAATCTATTTTACTTAGCCGATGATGTCTACAATTTCTTGGTCAATTGGCTGCAACGATTTCCACAGTTCAAAACCCATGATTTCTTCATCGCAGGAGAGAGTTATGCAGGCGAGTCACCTCAACTTTGAAACCCCCCCTCTCtactctctctgtttctctcacATACACTTCAAATTTTGCAGGCCACTACGTTCCTCAGCTTGCAGAGCTTGTGTATGACCGAAACAAGGATAAAACCAAATACCCAACCATCAATCTAAAAGGTTTTATAGTACGTAAACCTCCAAACTCAAAACCgattaaatgttattttgatatgATTGTTATAAAAcagttttaaaattaattttcaccgCTCGTCACATCAAGTCGTCATACAGCAATTTGAaagctaatttttattatatcgATAAGACGGTTATATAGCAGTGTATTAAAATAGTATATCCCTGCATTATGCATATAACACGTACTTGGAATTATCCTTGAACATTGTAGGTGGGAAATCCGGAAACGGATGATTACTATGATTCAAAGGGTCTGCTGGAATATGCATGGAGCCATGCTGTTATATCAGACCAGCTCTATGAAAAGGCTAAGAAAGTGTGTGATTTTAAGATGTTCGTCTGGTCCAATGAATGTAGCAGTGCTATGAACCAAGTGTTTGACCAGTATCAGGAGATTGATATATACAATATCTATGCCCCCAAGTGTCTTATCAACACCCAATCTTCACTAGCAGTACTatgaattcttttctttctttctttcttttttttttttttttaattttttaatttttttcatttattggACAAACTATATATAGGAACAGTGCAACTGTGCTCACCTATTAACTTATGATTTATGATTATGATTGAAAAGGTGAATAACTATGGATTGAGGGGTATAAGAGTCTTTGGAGGCTATGACCCATGTTTTTCTACGTACGCAGAAGAATATTTCAACAGAAAAGATGTTCAATCATCCCTTCATGCTGGCGTTGGGAGAAGCAATTCTAATGTAACATGGAAGGTCTGCAAGTAAGTGTAAACTAAAGAAGTAGGAtaatctccatttcaaatcaaTATGATAATATTCACTTATTTACAGTGGAAACGTATTTTTGtctcatcaaaaaataaaaagacaaaaatatacatccattataattaattgaatattgttaagttcatttgaaatagagaagaCCCTATTCCAAACTAAGGAGCCACGCACACATTTAGTCTTGATGAATTCtactgttttatatatatatatatacacgtaaaatcagaacactaaaaaaaagtacatttatctttattattcccTTTCAAAGTACTCGTGTTCAATTTGGTTTCTAATGTGTAAAGTATCAATTATTATCTTTAAAGTTTGAAAGCTTAAGTTTACCTAAAAGCCTAAACTTGTAGGCTTTTAGGCTAGCTTTCAGTCAGTAAGGATATATATCTAttcattttaacaaattttaaaaaataattaaaatttttttttttcagtaattCCATCCTTAGGACATATAATGTCAGTGTATTTTCTACCCTACCTATCTACACCAAACTCATCAAGGGTGGCCTCAAGATATGGGTTTACAGGTACATATTCTgctacttcaattttttttttttttttttttctgagcagtACAATTCTCTGATCAGTAGTCCCTTTAAGCCTTCTAGATGGTCAAAAATCAACACACAACTTTTCTCTTCTCCTGTCTTctttttatctctctttttctttgttttttttttttttttgatgactTTTCTTCGTGGTTGGACACTTTGTCAAGATGGACCATTGAGACAATAATCAATAATGCAATACAAAGAAAGCATGCAGGTTTGACTGGGCAGGTGGTCACGTGTTTCTTGCCATTTGGTCCACTTGCCCAGGCCCAACAGGAtgcttttctttgtattttaattttgataccTTTTTGGTTGGGTTTGGGTGTTTGTGACAGTGGGGACACAGATGGCAGAGTACCTGTTATTGGGTCACGCTACTGCATTGAGGCTCTTGGACTCTCCCTCAAGTCTCCTTGGCGTTCTTGGTACCACCACTCTCaggttcatatatatatattatcttctttctttctttctttattctataaattatatatatcttctttatTTATCAAAGGTTTGTTGAGTTGGATAAGTTTAGGATAGAATTGAATGCGATGAGATTGGAATGCGTGTTTCGTATCAGGAGACAAAAGAATACATATTTCAATGTTAAAGGTCGATTTCCAACTTTAAGTGAGCtcaaataaaattgtagttcaATTTGGCTCAGGTCTAATTCTAATCGAAACTGAACCCAGCTAAATAGATTTATGGGTTATAAGAGGAAGAGTAATGTTACTtacatattacatttttattctaaaattattaattatataaatgttGACTTGACAATCCTAACtaataacttaaatttttttaaaaaagacaatGGTCAACTGATTGGTATTGCCAGTTTTAAATGACTGTATTTTAAGTGACTCATaaaaaaagttacttaaaacatACCACATCCGCTAACATGATCTAAGTGTAATAAATGAACGTAAAAGGTAGCGTTAGACCCAAAGTTCAAACCTCATACCAAGGTTCCtagtggaaaaaataaaaaaataaagggaccTCTCCAATTAATGGCCAGGATGGCCTAGGAAAATTCTTCATGCCACGTGTCCCTctcatttaaatataataaaatattatttttaattttaaaaataaataaaaactaaaatatttaaaaataatataataatgtgttttatttatatatagctcccactcccaagggccaacatttggcctggggtggctaaacggccaccccttggggccggttgggggtggataggccacctccaagggccaaacaaaattttttaattttaatttttaattatttttattattttttttatggccccccagaccacccccaagggccaccgTTTGGCCTGGGGTTGCCGCTTGGCCATCCCTTGGTGTCGATTGGGGGtgaccgaagccaccccatggcctttggGAGTTGATTGGCCGCCCCTAGGGTTTACTGAAAAAAAAGCAGGTTTGGCTCTTGGGGTGGTAGATCCACCCCAAGGGCCATCTTGGCCACCCCAGCCTGAGGTGGCCGTTCACCCTAGGCCAAATAGTGGCAGGGTGGCTGCAAGAGGtcattatataaaaataaaaaaaaaaggaactttgATAATTTGGGGTGTGCATTCCCAACCCCAAAGGGCACTAAATAAACAGTGGCCTTCAGAATTGGTCTAGCAATGCCCAAGggccatattaaaaaaaaaaaaaaccattattatattattttagttttatttatttttaaaataaaaaataatattttattatatttaaatggGTGAAACACATAGCATGAGGATAGCCCTAAGATATTTCCTAGGAGCATCCCGACCATTAACTAAAGACCTCTATTGGACTCAAGAGGAGCCGGATCCCAACCCTAAAGGCGAAAACCAAGGTCTCCAAGCCATTGGTTTGTTTTACAAATTTTTGCTACAACGGGGCTGAGTGAAACAAAATGTGTTTGTTGGAGTCCAGCACAAAGTGAAGCCCAAACGCCaagcccaaaaataaaaatagcttaCGTTTTGGGGTTTTGCAgctaatattatatatataagcatatttatttgtttttggtgttgAAATTGAGTCAGGTTGGAGGGAGGATAGTAGAGTATGAAGAAGGGGTGACATTTGTGACAGTGAAAGGGGCAGGCCACTTGGTACCTCTCAACAAGCCCAGCCAGGCTCTTTCTCTCATTCGCTCTTTCTTGACTGCTCAACCTCTCCCGACCcatggatgattttttttttttcactgctTCTTCCAGTAATTGCCATGATTTGATGCCCCCCCATCTGTAATAAAATTTACAATCTGGGACTGGGAGATTATTTTTCTACTAAATTTTCAAGTAGTTTCATCCTTTTCTTTCTATCTATTTTCAATCATGTTCATAATAGTAAATATACTATGCAACCACCAAGTATATTTGCAGAAAAGGTTGGGTGCACTATATCAAGTCTTGTGAAGACTAGTATCGTAACATCCCTATAAGTGTCTCATTATGCTCCAACTCATTTGGTCAGAGCAAATTAGGCATCTCTAATCTCTCTCAAGTCAATATCTCAAAGCAATGCTTAACCTCTACAAAGCATTATGTACCCACAACAGTTATGTCGCAACATCCAAGGAGTGACATCACTTGCAGGCAATGAGTACACACAGAATATAGATGTGTTATCAATTCCCATTTAGACCGCATCATACCTTGTCATAGGAAACATGCTCAACCTTGTAACATAGTCAAATGTCACACAAGGCATAAGTAAGGTGATTTACAATGACTTATGTGACTCACATGGTGAAAAAAACATGAATTGTTTCGCTCACCTTCACTATTAGTCGAACAAGTACATTTAATATGAAATACATGTTACGGTCAagttcactttttaaaagagCCAAGGACGAAAGCATGTAGAGGGTTGGGAGGCCGACTGTCCCccaatgaaaatattattaaaatatgggtttttaataaatttatctccataaaattatatttttgcccaatttttaaaattttcttttagttttgtcccgccaaaattatatttttgcccccttcaaaaattttcttttagttgtcccaccaaaattatatttttgcccccttcattttttttttttttttttttttttttagttttg from Corylus avellana chromosome ca1, CavTom2PMs-1.0 encodes the following:
- the LOC132168193 gene encoding serine carboxypeptidase-like 33, whose protein sequence is MQSWEQLRMMANPGSIKCLVFSLLSLYLFCVKALAEYPESQESESDRVINLPGQPQSPPISHFSGYVNVNAHNGRALFYWFFEAQHHSSNKPLLLWLNGGPGCSSIGYGAAVELGPLRVSKNGAGLHFNKYAWNKEANLLFVESPVGVGFSYTNTSSDLTKLDDGFVADDVYNFLVNWLQRFPQFKTHDFFIAGESYAGHYVPQLAELVYDRNKDKTKYPTINLKGFIVGNPETDDYYDSKGLLEYAWSHAVISDQLYEKAKKVCDFKMFVWSNECSSAMNQVFDQYQEIDIYNIYAPKCLINTQSSLAVNNYGLRGIRVFGGYDPCFSTYAEEYFNRKDVQSSLHAGVGRSNSNVTWKVCNNSILRTYNVSVFSTLPIYTKLIKGGLKIWVYSGDTDGRVPVIGSRYCIEALGLSLKSPWRSWYHHSQVGGRIVEYEEGVTFVTVKGAGHLVPLNKPSQALSLIRSFLTAQPLPTHG